The following coding sequences lie in one Spinacia oleracea cultivar Varoflay chromosome 1, BTI_SOV_V1, whole genome shotgun sequence genomic window:
- the LOC110794300 gene encoding delta(14)-sterol reductase — protein sequence MDLYSLLQSSIPSLTSVGLLLSYFGYLAVIGSVLPGKIVPGAILSDGTRLHYRCNGLLSSILSLLLLGGGIATGFVSPTVIVDRGLELLSATFIFSFVVSLLLCVAGCTSRDKGSSLKPYVSGNWIHDWWFGIQLNPQFMGIDLKFFFVRAGILGWLLINLSILAKSIEDGNLNRSMVLYQLYCTFYILDYFFYEEYMTSTWDIIAERLGFMLVFGDLLWIPFTFSIQGWWLLRNKVDLTTAAVVANCIVFVMGYRIFREANRQKHVFKKNPKAPIWGKPPMVIGGKLLASGYWGIARHCNYLGDLLLALSFSLPCGISSPIPYFYPVYLLILLIWRERRDEARCAQKYKDIWAEYCKIVPWRILPYVY from the exons atggaTCTATACTCATTGCTTCAATCATCCATCCCTTCTTTGACTTCT GTGGGTTTATTGCTCTCATATTTTGGTTACTTGGCGGTTATTGGCTCAGTTTTACCTGGCAAGATTGTTCCCGGCGCCATTTTATCCGACGGCACTCGCCTCCATTATCGCTGCAATG GTTTGTTGTCATCGATTTTGTCGCTGTTGCTTCTTGGTGGTGGGATTGCTACTGGATTCGTATCGCCTACA GTCATTGTTGACAGGGGACTAGAGCTTTTATCCGCAACCTTTATATTCAGTTTTGTT GTAAGCTTGTTACTTTGTGTTGCTGGTTGCACTTCTCGTGACAAAGGTTCATCACTCAAGCCTTATGTATCTGGAAATTGGATTCATGACTG GTGGTTTGGAATACAGCTGAATCCTCAATTTATGGGCATTGATCTCAA ATTTTTCTTTGTGAGAGCTGGGATATTGGGCTGGTTACTTATTAATCTTTCAATTTTGGCTAAAAGTATAGAAGATGGCAACTTAAATCGATCAATGGTTCTATACCAGCTATATTGCACT TTTTACATCCTGGACTATTTCTTCTACGAGGAATACATGACTTCCAC TTGGGACATAATCGCAGAGAGGCTGGGATTTATGTTGGTCTTTGGGGATCTTTTGTGGATTCCTTTCACATTTAGTATCCAG GGATGGTGGCTTTTAAGAAACAAGGTGGATTTAACCACTGCTGCTGTTGTGGCAAATTGCATCGTCTTCGTAATGGG GTACCGCATATTCAGGGAAGCTAACAGGCAGAAACATGTGTTTAAGAAGAATCCTAAAGCACCAATATGGGGCAAACCTCCAATGGTCATTGGAGGAAAATTGCTTGCTTCTGGCTATTG GGGAATCGCTAGACACTGTAACTATCTGGGAGACTTGTTATTGGCACTGTCCTTCAGCCTACCCTGTGGAATCAG CTCTCCGATTCCTTACTTTTATCCTGTATATCTTCTTATTTTGCTGATATGGAGAGAGAGAAGGGATGAAGCTCGATGTGCACAGAAGTACAAAGACATTTGGGCTGAGTACTGTAAAATTGTGCCCTGGAGAATTTTGCCATATGTTTATTAG